The genomic interval GTTTGCGGGCCCTCACgagcggcttcttcttctgcgcgaggcctctctcgcgcacgCATCTACGCGCTCGGTTTCTGTGCCTGTCTTTTTCCAGCACGGTcgtgtgcgtcgccggcgaggacttcgccgtcgctgtgGGCGACACCCGTCTCTCCACTGGCTTTTCCATTTACTCGCGCTTCCAGTCAAAGATCACCAAGCTGTAAGACGCGGCCGAAGGCACCGAGTTTCCGCTGGCGTTCTGAGACAGCCCGCAGGGCAGCTGAAACGTGCGAAATCGCCAGAGAGAACGCCCCAGTCGTCACGCCGcggtggggggggagggggggaggcttcgcgggcgcgagggtTGTTTGCGAGAGGAAACGCGTCCACGAAGCGCGCGTTGTTCTGTCGGCTGTTGTGTCACGCAGGACTGACAAAGTCGTTCTCGCTACCTCGGGCATGCAAGCAGACAAAGCCACGCTGCACAACCTCCTCTTGGTAAGAGACGCagcaagagagaaaaagggggaaggagaagaaacgcgaagTGGAGACGAGCGGGCTGCGAGGCCTCCCTTATGGGAGCTGCGGGAGGTGTTTagtggagaggagaggcgcaggcgattGGAAGAACTTTCCGCAGCCGttgcacgcgcatgcagaagggCCAGTATTTTTTTGTCGCGGGTGTGGAGTGTGGCAGTGTCGGCGATgcgctctccgtctctcGAATTTTTCGGATTTTCTCTGCAGATTCGCATCGAGCAGTACACACACCAGCACCGCCGCCCACCGTCTCTGAACGCCatcgcgcagctcctctccACGATGCTCTActcgcgccgcttcttccccttctacACGTTCAACGTGCTCTGCGGAATTGATGAAGACGGTAAACCCCCACGTGGTCGCCCTGGCAGCTGAAACGGCGATGCCTTGCATGCACGAAGCGCATCGAGGCAAACAAGTCAAGTCACATTTCGAGAAGTGCACAcgcagagctgcagcagagggcggGAGAAGCTGTGGTTTTTCATTTTATTTTTCGACTTTTAAAGTTCGGTTTTTTCCGTGAGCCGCTTGGCACGCCAGCggtcgctctcgcgtctgtGGATGGtgttctcctctccctctaAAGAAGCGAGGCCTCCGTGTTTGCGGCCGCGTTCGTTTCcacctcttcttcgcgtccctcgagttgcagcgcgcggctgagcTCGGGGCGATTGCCTATCGTGCGCGTGGGCGCGCGGAGTGTCTCAaacccggcgccgccgttaTACATGTCTGAGGCATTTTGTGTGAGAGTGAGGCACGCCCGTCGTTTTCTCGTTTCGGTTTGCAGGCAAAGGCAAGGTGTACGGCTACGATGCGATCGGTTCCTTCGAGGCCGCCAAGTACAACTGTGCAGGCACGGGCGCGCATCTCATTATGCCGGTCTTAGACAACCAGGTGAGTCGAGAGCTCTCTTTTCTTAAAAAGAAACGAAAAAGTGTCAATCACCCTTTagacggaggagaagagcAGCTCCTGTGTGGGCTGAGGGGGATTATCATCTCGAAAAGCGGAAGAAAGACAAGTCTGGGCCTGCGAAGGCTCCGTTGAGTTCCGGCCGGAGACGGGCGGCAGgggcggctgtctctgcgaACAGGAAATTGCAACAGTCACTCACGCATTCTCAGCGCCTCATGCATACATGTatctatatgtgtatatatatgtgtgggAGTGCGGGACAGGTGTTGTAGGCTATAAATGCGAATCTGTGGGGGGGGTTTTTTCCAGATTTCCCGCAACAACCAGCAGGGCGAGAAGCCTCCTCTGACTAAGGAGCAGATCATCGACATCGTCAAGAGCGCAGTGGCGtcagcaggcgagcgcgatATCTTCACAGGTGAGAGACGCGATGGAAGAAATCCAGGCGGATGCGTCAGTGTGTGTCCGCGCGGCCCTGCCACTCACTGAATAGGTGCTTACATACAGAGATAGTCGGCATCAATCTATACATGCAGATAGGTCGCGCGTAGTTCGTGCTTCATTTTGTCGTCTCTCGCCGGAGCTTCGCAAGTTCTGCGtcccgcgagcgagagggaaggagagagagatgacGGTTGTTgctgcgcggagccgcggcgcggccgcgttaACAACGACAGGTCGAGCTGGCTCGTATTCGGAAAGTCGCGCGCTCTTCGGATTCTTGTCTTTCGCAGACGGAGTGAGAACAGGGAGGGGGGTGGACGGGCGGTATGAAGATTGGCTTTCGGCGCGTGCATTCTTCGCTGCGCGGGGGTCTTTTGTGTCTGGCTTCAGGCGACCAGGCCGAAGTGGTGATTATCAGCCCCAGCGGCATCGAGACGACTCTCATGGAGCTCCGTGCAGACTAAAGGGTGCGAAGCTCGCGCGTGTTTCCTCTGtgcgtttccttctctcttcggTGAACAGCGCAGCTGATACGTGTTGAGCGACGCAGATGCTTCGCTTTTCTAGGCAAGCGGAAGTCGGGGGCGTGCGCCGAGCAAGtcgaggggagagagaagggaagtaCGCAGTTGTGACCTTGTAATATTTTTCCGTGTGTCCTATCAGTGGCCGCGTTGACTGGACGAAAGACCAGGACGGAAAACCCTGACGCATTTTCAAAAAAAAATGAGACAGAAGCGGGTGTCCAACGGCCTGCGGCCCGCTCGGATAAACAGCGTCAGAGGCTGGGCAGCCATACCAGACGAGAAGAGTGAGACGGACTTATTTGCTGAACACCAACTGCATACTCCGTGCGGTGCCTTCTATCCGGCTCAAGTGAAGCGCCGCTATGAGGCCAGCAGCAAAGGTGCAGCGCTCTTGCTTCAGTTCTAGcggtggggggggagggggggggtcaGGGGTTGGGAATGTCAAGCGACCTCTGTGTGAAGGCGCTTGCGGCGGGCAACAGCGAAACACAGAACGCAGACATTCAGGGTTCAGGAAAGAAGGCCGAGGCATCTGGCCAACTCTTAGTTTGAGTTGCATGCGAGACATTAGTTTGAAGAATAGCAGAAGGCGGCACTGTTACACTTACTTGTCCCGTGCCCGCACAGGGACCCCGAGGTTTTATCACACGGTTGAGTGCTGAGAGCCCACATAGACTGGACTGCGATCCGGGTCATGGTCGGAAgacaagaaaaaacgcgTCTTCAGGCCAAGGAGAAGGACGGGTAGTCGACACCGCAGCGCGATTGGACTGCGGTGGCACGCCTTCCAGACGGCAGTGGATTGCGCTACCATGCCCGTGTTTATGATCCTTCTAACGGGGGCGTGAGCGGCAATATGCAGTGCAAAAGGTTTTTAGACTCTGTCGCGTGGAAGCAGGATGAGAGTGCGGTTGGCTCTCAAAATACGCCGGACTCAGAGCTGGATGGCGACTTGCAACAAGCCAGTCTGTGTTTAGGCCCCGAGGCCTGGGAGACAGCCGTCCCAGCAGGTGGGGGTTGTGCGGTCATTTGCCATTGACAGATGGGTAAAACCGCCTTCATCGACCTCGAACGACGCTGTAGCAGGGGCTCGGATGCTCCCGGAGAGACGTGAGAAGGCCATGTAAGCGTGAAGACGCCCCTGAAAAGAGGGAGTTgtccgctcgccttctcggctcTGAGGTGCGGCGGGTGAATCGCGCGGTGTTTGTTTGCCGTAACGCTTCCCGGAGTGTGTGTCGCGGGCATGCACGCGGAATATCCTTTCTCCCGACTCCgaagcagcggccgcgcttgaggaggaggccgaaaGGATCCTTTACGTGTTGCCGGCGAGCCTGTACGCAGGGAAACTGTTGCTGGCGGCTACAGAGCGGCCCTCCTATCTGAAGCACACACGATAGGCGTGTCGTTCGTTTCTGTATCTCGGGTGCGCTAGAACAACACCCGGCCGGTGCCATGAAGCGTAAAAACAGAGACCTTCGagccagcgccgctgccaCAACGACAGAGAGGTGTCTCGAACTTCTACAGGTGTGGCGAAAGAGGTGTCTAGTGTCGGCATGTGTGCGTGTGACACGCTACGTCTTGCGGCAGCGGGAACCcttgaaaaaaaaagaattCGGGCGCCAGCCGGAgacgagcgccgctgccgacAGGCGCCTCCTCAACGAATCCGCGCCGCTCTGATCCTGTGCCGgggtcgtctgcctctgtaGAGGCTGCAAGGGTCCTTTCTGCGCGTCACTCTGCGCATGTTTCTAGCTTTCTGTGACGTTTTCCACTGTGTGCAGCAGGTTTCCCAGCTCAACGGGGAGCGCCTAGgttgcgctgcagcgcaccGGCACGGACTTCGCCCCCGTGTCTGGTTTTTGTCTCATCTCGGTCTCGAGACGCTGCATACCTCTCTTTGTTGTTCTGTCCTTTCTTTCGGGCTCCGCATGGCTCTTTTTCGTTCTCTGAAAGTACGAAtaggccgcgcgaggcgcacatGACACTGCGTCTTCGctaggcagagagagagggtaCGCCCCcgagtcgcggcgcgagcctcccgcgcccgGGAGCGGAGGCGATCGTTCCCGCACCGGATGAAATCGAGGGGATTTCTCGGTTCTCAATCGCAAAAAAGGCATCCCACAACGAGGAACGTCAAGATCATCCCCCGAACTAGATCGTTCCATCTTTTCCTGCTGTCTTGTCTTCCCAGCGGAGCTCGAACGGCCGCTCCGagcaaggcgcggcggctagCTAGGCACAAATGCCTTCCGCGGGCCGTCGAGATGACTCGAGTTCGTGCACACCGGTgggaagaggccgcgccggcgacggctcCGCGGAGACCCCTGGGCGACAGGGGCAGGCTCCACCGCGAAATCGCGTCGGCAGGGCACACTACAGCACTTAGAAGAGTCTCACAAAAGTAGCAGCGCTGAAACAgcgtctctttctccctTGCTGACGCCCTGAGCAGAGGCCGCTGTGCCGATGTTGTCTCCCCTTCGCTCCCTTTCGTCCCCTCTTCTCCGCAGTCCCTCCCTTCCAGTCTTCAAGCGACAGAGTCTCGAATTCTCAGTCTGTGGGCCGACGTGCCAAGTTTTCTCCCCGGAGTTGGCGCTTCGCATTGTTTTTATCACGCGCTCACTTCCCTCACGCCGGGCTCACTTCACGAGTCTTCCTCGGCACCCAGCGACCCTTTGCTAGGCCAAAGCCTGCGGTTCATTGGAAAGAAGCACGCGACGTCAAAGAGCTCACTTTTTTACTGTCCCCGCGTCTCAGGCCATCTTACGCGAGCTGCAGGACTTCGTTTCAGTCGATCTTCGTAGGGGTGTGTGTCTGTTGAGGGCGAAAGCCGTCAGATGCTCACAAGGTCTCGACGTGAGAACTGGTCAGCGTCGTTCCCTGTTGGTCGGGTGCAGCGGTGTGGATTCACGTGGAAGCTCGGCCTCGATTCTTTCCCCTAGCTCACGCCCAGTGAGCTccagtttagggtttggcACATCCGTTTCCgatgcctctgcggccttcgcctgcccTCAATTTTCTGCTGTTCAATCAGCAGTTCTCGTTTTCGTGACCCCCAGACGCGACTCAAGCGGGTGCTAGACCCCCTCCGGTACCCACGCTTACACGCAAACGCGCCGTGTCCGTCGCATTCTCTTCGTGGCCTGTCTACGGTTCGGCGCCTCCCGTGTCGGTAGTCGGCGTAAGAGCTCCCCGCTTGCCCCGGCTTCGTCCCGTCGCCCCGCTATCCCTATCATTATCTCGAGCTCAACCCACTCTTTCACCATGGCGGCattccgcggcgctctctgtgGCATTGTGCTCCTTCTTTCCGTTTCTTCGGCCCTGGTGCAGGGTCAGCCGGCCCCCGAAGAGACGACAAACAGCCCCTCCGCAACGGCTCCcccggctccgccgccgctcgccaaGTGCGCTGTGCCTGCGCACCGGCAAGCCTGCACGTTGGATTTGTCTTCCGGTCAGACGGGGTCGTTTGAATGTCAGTATATGCTCCCGAGCCCGACGATGCAGAAGGTATACACCACAGAGGGCGACTCGGCGGCGATCACTGAGCTGGTGCCTGAAGTCCACGTGGAGCGGAAAAACGCGGCGACGTCCATCACGATCCCCGCAGATTTCAAGAAGAGCGTGTGCTTCGCCATGACCTGCTCCCAAATCAACTCCGTGGCTACGCAAGCCGCGGTGGGCACCCCCTCGAGAGAAGACGCCATGAAGCTCGTAAGATACACCGTGCTGGTGCGCGTGAACGGCGGAGTCCCAGAGTGCGAGGACGAGCCGGCGCTGAAGCGGAACACCTCCCCCAATCCCAGCGATTCGGCTTGAGCGATGAGCAATTTGGAGGGCCGAGTCGAAAAGGCAGACTCAGGCCGTGGAGCAAGAGCCTATCTATCAGGGAGCACAGGAGGCCACCACACCAAGTACACCACCTCGCGTCGAGTGCGGATGAACGAAAAAGCACCCTACCCTCACAGGGGTAAAGCACCAGCGGATGTTTTCTCGTTCCTGAGGCGTGCACCGGAAAACGTTAAGCAGCGACAACACGAGGGAGTCCTGAGACGCACCACAATCGGGGTGAAAACCGTCCTTTGGAGCTACTCGCATTCTTCTCCAACAGGTCGCTCGGTGCGCCGCTGTTGGCCGTCGAGCCCGTCTGCCGATATCTTACCAGCTGAACAGCCGTTTTCTTTAATTTTAGAGTGACCCGTCCTTCTCTCCTAGAGGGAAGCTGAGACGAGGGTGTCACGGCACCCGCCTGGTGGCGTCCCTTCGCGGCGACTAAACCCGATCTTCAGGACCGGTGTCTCAGGAGAGTGTCTGTACCATGCGGGGGGATTGTCCCTGCCTGTCGTCTGTTACAACAACTGGTCATGCGCATGAGTCATTCAGTGGGTCATGAGTGCAACGCTGCCCCCATCTAGTAGcttctttgttttttctccgtGACGATGAAAACGTGAACTTTTGGCAGCTTCTTCAGACCGCGCGCGGTGGACGAACGGTTCACCCAGGACTATGTGCCACGGACTCGCCATTCTCAGCATGGCAACAGATTCAGCCTCAATGCACACAAGCCAACAGACCGTCGTCATAGAACTTAGAAAACAGCAGCCGTACCAAACAGACAGGAGGCGTCGCAGCGCACACGTCTCGTCACGAGACACGAACCGAACCACATTCATCGAATGACTCTCCTTTAATTTCTGGAGTCACGCTGTTGTGAACACCCGGTGTTCAATAGAGTGGGGCCTACAGCAGCTATTGTTTACTCACTAAAACAGCAGCCGATACCCTGTGTCATCTGCTACGCTTGGGTTCAGACTCTACACTGGAGAATGGCATTCACTTCGGTAGCTGCCACTTCCATGTTTCCCGAGGTACTGTAGTATGGTCTTCATTCCATGCATGACTCGAAATATGCATCGGTTGTTTTGGACGATTCAAGACTGAACCTGCGCTCAATGTCTTGGGTAACTGCCAGTAGGAGTCGCAGTCGTCGGTGCCGTCATACCAGTGCCTGAGTAGTATTCTTGTCACGCGCGTAGCTAATTGACTCCGCAGGCTGTGATCAAGTTCTGCCTGTTGTGTGACCCCGGCAGAACGGGCTGTGCCGACTCTTTAGGGGTGAATTCATTTTGGTGCATTACTGTTTCTAACGTGACTCGAGAGAAAAAGTGCTGAAAGTATGCTGGAGTGTGGAGGTATACGGGAGAACGCCGATGCATTGCGGACGCTCATGCATAACGAGGCCCACGATCGCGCTCGGAACAAAAAAGTCACATGGCTTCTTTTACTTTGGGATGCTGCCAACGGTCATGTAGGAAGTGTGTTAAAAAAAATATGTTAAGCCGGAATGTGTCATCCGAGGCACCTGTCTGTCCCTCTCATGGTTGTAAgtcatgtttgcttggaagctgtagtcattataactgTTGGTTTAGTGTAAGCATAGAATTAATGCGGTAGTGGGAAGACATACGGTAATAGCTAATTTACCGTAGAGGATATAAGTATCTTGTGGAACGTCATGTTTGTTTCCATGCCAAGTCACGTATTTATGGTTGCGTACCCCAATAGGACACGTGATTCGGGGTGAACACGCACATGCAAATTGAATCTGTATTTGCGCGGTGAGCCATACACAAGCCTTGAATATGCAGCAATCTGTCAGCAGTGCTGTGGTGTTGGATCTTGGGGACGGAGTTGTCTGACACGTATCTTGAAAACCCTTACAAAGAGTACCTCTTTGTTTGCCGCTGCTATGTTGTCCGCTCGCTGCTTGCGAGGGAATGAGGCAACGTTCCGCTAGAAAAGGTGTGCCAAAAGGGCTAGAGCTTCTTCCATGGGATGCAGAACCGCTAGCGAAAGCCTATTCCGCCTGCGGTGATCGAGGTGTCGGGTTGTGTCAGATCGCGCCAGTGGCAGACGGAGCTTCAACCTTTCCTCAGACTGGCGTTTTCGTTGTCTACCGCTCTCGTCTGGGGTATTTGAGGGCGCACGCAGCCACCAAAGACCGCCTGGCTTCTTTATCAGAATAAATGAATGGGGCTGTAGTGCCGTTGCGCTGCGGTGGATAACGAGCGTCTCTAATTTCCATCTATGATCGATTTTCTCGGCCAACACGCGACGGCTGCATAGAAGAGGACCTTTCAGATAGATGGCATGAACCAGATCGAGCAAAACGGACGCGCGTTTGACTTTGGCTCACGGTAGCCCAACAGCGGCACGCGAGGAAAACGGGTGTTTGTGGCGCGCCTCTGATGAAAAAGCAGGCGCAGGATCTGCGTCCCTGTCGAAACGCGAGGTGGTGCGTATCGATGGATGCCTTCTGGGGAAAAAATGCCTGTGCAACCAAGCGGTGGTCTAGCTTGACGATTTCGATCTGAGAACAGGGAAGGACTGTTGCGTTTCAGCGAATCAGACATGCGTTGTATTGGGATCAGCTTTTTGAGGGAGGACAGGCACTCGGTTGCCAGGTGGGACGCTCAAGTCTTGTGGGTTTCACTGCCTGCCTCACATGTTGTTTCAGGGACTGGGGTTTGATCAATGCTTTGTCAAGAGTCAGCTGTCTTACACAGGGACGACATGCAACGActctgctgcggaggcgggctGCCGGTCAGCGGTGCGCGCGCTGGTAGCTGAGGCAGAGAGTGTCTAGCGCACGTCTGGAACAATTTCGACCACTAGGCGTCGCTTTTCTTCTGGATAGAGGAAAATTGAGACGATCCAATCGATTATTTCCATTGTCACGTGGGTGTCTGTCGACTGGTGTCGTGTTCAGTGACTCTTTACAAAAGTCCCGCTActacgaggcgcgcgtcagGTGTGTCTTCTACCCGCCCTCTCACTCGAGTCTCGTCCTACCACTAGTGTTTGACGCACTGTTGAGAAACGCGTGGAGTTTTCCTCTATTGTTTGCCCGGTAAGCCACATTTCACCCAGGGCAGTAGCTTTTCCAAAGTTGTTTTCAACGTTTCGCATCGCCGCGTGGTAAGGTACTCGGACATCGGTTTCATCGGCAACCCGCCGACGGGGGTGGCTATTACTCGATGGCAAGCGAGGGGGTTTGCACGAGGCAGCGTCCGCCCTCAAGCTTCTGAAGCTTCCGTTTTGAAACTTGCGCAGTTTCCGTGGATCTTGATTTTCCTGTAAGTCTCCACTGCAGGGACTGCCACGACGGCGTCTCGGTGGAGGGAGGCCCCGGTCTGCCCTCGAAGTTTCTAGCTCTGAGTACCTCTGCGCCATTGCATCGTGTCTCTGTGGAGGTCGCGAGGCAACAAGGCCTTACTCAAAGATAAAGGAGGACGGAAACGACTAGGGAATAGACGCGCAACTGCGACACCTGATTCGATTTCCCGTTTGGGAGTTTTAGGTCGCCGCGTACTCTATTTTCGTCCTCAACCCTGTGAACTCCGCTATGATGTTTCGCCGCCTGTCCATGCCTTCGCGGTCGCAGTTTTCTTTTTCGACGTTCTCCTACGCTTTCGCACTgactcgccttctctgcagtGGGGTCGTCTGAGGACTGAGGAGGGCGGCTGCTCGCTGTATCTCAGTCTAGTCCTCTAGAAGAGCCCGTCTaggcgccagccgcgcgtccgataggcgtgtctccgcctcctcctcgtgcccttttttctggtttccttccgccttctgcgcgtgcCCCATTTCTGTTTTTCTACTCGGTTTTTTGCCTTTTCGCTCAAAACTCCAGTTTTTCCTCcatggaggaggcggcgcccgtccCGCTGCCGGGCCTCGCCCGGGGGGGGGTaccgctggcggctgcgaaggggcgcgagacgccggggccgtcgctgctgctgtcgacggcgagcagaTCTGCGAGCCACGGCCGGTCGCAGtgcggcgcgacggagaTGCATCCCGGGAGAATCTACAACGTGAAGACGCTGCGTGAGCATGCGTTCGACATGGCAGGCCCGGCGGACTCCACGGGGAAGCtggggaagaaggcggagtaccaggcggcgttcgcgccgctctctgaaGAGGTCCTCcaagagcgacgcgcgtggATGGATTCCGGCCTCTACAAACACTGCCGAAACGAGCAGAGACCTTCCCACCGCGAGAGGTCTTCTGTGTCGTCGAAcgcctcgcgcctgtcgcACCTGACGACTTGGGGTTCGCGCCCCCGGCGGAGctcggaggcggaggagagcgggccagaagacgacgaagacctGGTCATTCGCTACTTCGGGcctggagacgcagacgccttcCGCCAGtgccgcctcggccgccgcgtcggcgaacCCACGCAGTGGAgagacgcctgcagccgcgcagcgaacTGGTTCCTCTATCCGCCCAGAGACACCGCCCTCCATCCGCCACCTGGGGCGAGGCCGAGGTGGGAGGATctcgacgctgcagaggcgaagctCAATGGCCCGAAGAACCGGAACTACCATCTCTACGCGCGCAAGGACAAGGGTGTCGCCGGACCTGGCCCTGGagtcgacgacgaggacgagtcGCTGAGCCAAAACAGCCTCCTCTTGGGGCTGGGCTCCACGACATCGACGCTGGTTCTGAACACGCAGACTCACCGCCTCGAGAGGGAATTCCGCAGGAAGACTtccagcaggcgcgcccgcgaacgACTAGGAGTTCAGTGGGCTGCAGACCTTGAggctgcagacgacgccCACGCGCCCAGAGACCGGGAGGATGAAGACATTGGCGAGCTCCTGTCCGACGAGAGAGCGCTGAAACGCATCGCCCAACTCATGGAGGCCTTCGAGCGAAGCGGCCCGAATTCCGCTGGCTGGCTTTTCACCGAGGACTTCCGCTGGGCACTTCGGCGGGACGTGCGGATTCAAGAAATTTTTGGCTTGGAGAGAAAGACAAGCGACGAAAAGAGAAAGGGGagacgcagcaaaggcaaTCAAGCAGAGGATGGGGCTGCACAGGGGCC from Besnoitia besnoiti strain Bb-Ger1 chromosome XI, whole genome shotgun sequence carries:
- a CDS encoding putative proteasome subunit beta type 1 (encoded by transcript BESB_020080), yielding MLGACTAFAPARGMHYGDEPEHDSAAPVALAAPVERRFSPYVNNGGTVVCVAGEDFAVAVGDTRLSTGFSIYSRFQSKITKLTDKVVLATSGMQADKATLHNLLLIRIEQYTHQHRRPPSLNAIAQLLSTMLYSRRFFPFYTFNVLCGIDEDGKGKVYGYDAIGSFEAAKYNCAGTGAHLIMPVLDNQISRNNQQGEKPPLTKEQIIDIVKSAVASAGERDIFTGDQAEVVIISPSGIETTLMELRAD
- a CDS encoding hypothetical protein (encoded by transcript BESB_020090), producing MAAFRGALCGIVLLLSVSSALVQGQPAPEETTNSPSATAPPAPPPLAKCAVPAHRQACTLDLSSGQTGSFECQYMLPSPTMQKVYTTEGDSAAITELVPEVHVERKNAATSITIPADFKKSVCFAMTCSQINSVATQAAVGTPSREDAMKLVRYTVLVRVNGGVPECEDEPALKRNTSPNPSDSA
- a CDS encoding hypothetical protein (encoded by transcript BESB_020100), with the protein product MEEAAPVPLPGLARGGVPLAAAKGRETPGPSLLLSTASRSASHGRSQCGATEMHPGRIYNVKTLREHAFDMAGPADSTGKLGKKAEYQAAFAPLSEEVLQERRAWMDSGLYKHCRNEQRPSHRERSSVSSNASRLSHLTTWGSRPRRSSEAEESGPEDDEDLVIRYFGPGDADAFRQCRLGRRVGEPTQWRDACSRAANWFLYPPRDTALHPPPGARPRWEDLDAAEAKLNGPKNRNYHLYARKDKGVAGPGPGVDDEDESLSQNSLLLGLGSTTSTLVLNTQTHRLEREFRRKTSSRRARERLGVQWAADLEAADDAHAPRDREDEDIGELLSDERALKRIAQLMEAFERSGPNSAGWLFTEDFRWALRRDVRIQEIFGLERKTSDEKRKGRRSKGNQAEDGAAQGPLDAIVSWLADTVFRNRDECVTLTKKSRIKLAAMLDELRKVESDLITNERETSAPKMSFDIFSEAFWAFVGKSLDPRVWKRDVGGILRSVAAQKDSPYALTATEMLVRDSILGVNITSNELRLPDYVELGRLGMMEKPDLSLAHEAGVRRCLEEKTQRLAKLRLQEAASPFEESFAGAVRLEKDLAEYQVLKQQLDTVSREAFLSASAESLGRFFSVLREKTNRLQGVDAAAREAGLLRSIPSFQLPPAEYAALEAHHRRLRDLQGEESSSTRPESSVLPTALVSDIDDDDDAACLKAAKKKAAKAPAVRRVPSNVDVESSVLQASILSNGSLPSKAAKTAGAKATGANAVQALFAAQRAKFEEGARGSEEELSGGAVDTATDDDIASLAASDREEA